In Limisalsivibrio acetivorans, one genomic interval encodes:
- the rpmA gene encoding 50S ribosomal protein L27, whose amino-acid sequence MAHKKAGGSTRNGRDSNSKRLGVKRYDGQFVSAGSIIIRQRGTKYKPGKNIGRGKDDTLFALVEGTVKFQDRGTMGKYVNIVEEVSAEA is encoded by the coding sequence ATGGCTCATAAAAAAGCGGGCGGAAGTACCAGAAACGGAAGAGACAGTAATTCTAAACGCCTCGGCGTTAAAAGATATGACGGACAGTTTGTATCCGCTGGCAGTATCATCATCCGCCAGAGAGGAACAAAGTATAAGCCGGGTAAAAACATCGGCCGCGGTAAGGACGATACCCTTTTCGCTCTTGTGGAAGGAACTGTAAAGTTCCAAGACAGGGGAACTATGGGTAAGTACGTCAATATTGTGGAAGAGGTTTCCGCAGAAGCTTAA
- the rplU gene encoding 50S ribosomal protein L21 encodes MFAVIKQGARQFTVKKGDVITVDRLEAETESVYEIKDVLAVSGDNGLKVGTPVVEGAVVKAKVLDHAKDKKILVYKRKPRKDYKKRYGHRSHITQLEITDITAG; translated from the coding sequence ATGTTTGCTGTAATTAAGCAGGGAGCCCGCCAGTTCACCGTTAAGAAGGGTGATGTAATCACCGTGGACAGGCTTGAGGCTGAGACAGAAAGCGTATACGAGATAAAGGACGTTCTCGCCGTTTCCGGCGACAACGGACTCAAGGTAGGCACCCCCGTTGTAGAGGGTGCGGTTGTGAAGGCCAAGGTTCTTGACCATGCCAAGGATAAGAAGATCCTTGTTTATAAGAGAAAGCCCAGAAAGGACTACAAGAAGCGTTACGGCCACCGTTCACACATAACACAGCTCGAAATAACAGACATAACTGCTGGCTAG
- the rpmH gene encoding 50S ribosomal protein L34 → MLTMRKPSNLKKKRKQGFRARMKTKGGQIAIKRRRAKGRKRLAI, encoded by the coding sequence ATGCTGACAATGAGAAAACCCAGTAATCTGAAGAAAAAGCGCAAGCAAGGCTTCAGAGCCCGCATGAAAACTAAAGGCGGACAAATTGCAATTAAAAGAAGGCGCGCCAAAGGACGCAAGCGCCTGGCTATCTAA
- the rnpA gene encoding ribonuclease P protein component encodes MDRRLRKSERLRNNTDYQRVIRRKRIFGRCLAIYYAPSAEEQNRYGFIAGKKVSPRAVVRNRIKRYFKEICRNSKDLTPAGFDLVFRALPPAGKASYKEIEDEALGLLEKIRSGCTAGGADKAIPESSLTDSR; translated from the coding sequence ATGGACCGCAGGCTGAGAAAATCCGAACGGCTAAGAAACAACACTGATTATCAGCGTGTTATCAGACGTAAAAGGATCTTTGGCAGATGCTTGGCAATATACTATGCCCCTTCTGCCGAAGAACAAAACAGATACGGGTTCATAGCGGGTAAAAAGGTCAGCCCAAGAGCGGTTGTCCGAAACAGAATCAAAAGATACTTCAAAGAGATCTGCCGCAACAGCAAGGATCTCACACCCGCTGGATTCGATCTTGTTTTCAGAGCCTTGCCCCCGGCAGGAAAGGCATCTTATAAAGAGATTGAAGATGAAGCTCTCGGGCTTTTGGAGAAAATACGGAGCGGGTGCACCGCTGGTGGCGCTGATAAGGCTATACCAGAAAGCAGTCTCACCGATTCTCGGTAA
- the yidD gene encoding membrane protein insertion efficiency factor YidD codes for MKLSGFWRKYGAGAPLVALIRLYQKAVSPILGNRCRFYPSCSEYAVEAIRKKGIMLGTVLAVWRILRCNPLSKGGHDPVK; via the coding sequence ATGAAGCTCTCGGGCTTTTGGAGAAAATACGGAGCGGGTGCACCGCTGGTGGCGCTGATAAGGCTATACCAGAAAGCAGTCTCACCGATTCTCGGTAATAGATGCAGATTCTATCCAAGCTGTTCCGAATACGCCGTTGAGGCGATACGGAAGAAAGGTATCATGCTCGGAACAGTTCTTGCCGTTTGGAGAATTCTCAGATGCAACCCCCTCTCTAAAGGGGGGCACGACCCCGTTAAATAG
- the yidC gene encoding membrane protein insertase YidC: protein MDKRTMLAIALSALVLIIFQTFFAPETPVADNESTQQEQTAQADNDAQPAEKHPAVEGSKPLKFNEATEPVKPQSTIEVKTADLLLTFNETSGNILNAEIQQYNDKPIEIIFGNGIVDYMRAGIPVSTAYKGKKIETGDKTVLTFTAQQKDTLVTKRYEIEKNSYLIKASVDITNSGDKSIEYPVDVQIGPGLGKGIEDSRYIFQGPMLFDGKKIRKEKADDVDEPEVYSTPEWLGYTSKYFLFAALGDFADGKLLKSGNSAVIKGSQRVIVNPDSRQSFEYDLYIGPKKYGVLKEIGSNLEKSINYGFFSFLAIPMLKLLNFVYDYVSNYGVAIIILTMIIKLITFPLTQKSMVSMKKMQKLQPKMQELKEKYKDDKQKMNAAVMDLYKQEGANPFGGCLPIIVQIPVFFALYRTLLLSIELKGSPFIFHLTDLSLKDPYYITPILMGVTMFLQQRMSPQTGDPMQQKVFMLMPVIFTFLFLQFPSGLVIYWLTNNVLSIAQQYFINKKLD from the coding sequence ATGGATAAGAGAACCATGCTGGCCATTGCTCTCAGTGCGCTCGTACTGATCATATTCCAGACATTTTTTGCACCCGAAACACCAGTGGCCGACAATGAAAGTACCCAGCAGGAGCAGACAGCTCAAGCTGACAACGATGCTCAGCCCGCAGAGAAGCACCCTGCAGTGGAGGGGAGCAAGCCCCTTAAGTTCAACGAAGCCACAGAGCCCGTTAAACCCCAAAGCACCATTGAGGTTAAAACAGCTGATCTGCTTCTTACATTTAATGAAACCAGTGGTAACATTCTGAACGCAGAGATACAGCAGTATAACGACAAGCCCATCGAGATAATTTTCGGTAACGGCATCGTCGATTATATGCGTGCCGGCATCCCCGTTTCCACAGCCTACAAAGGCAAAAAGATAGAAACTGGCGATAAAACGGTTCTCACTTTCACTGCACAGCAGAAAGACACCCTAGTAACGAAAAGATACGAGATCGAGAAGAACTCTTATCTCATAAAGGCCTCCGTTGATATCACAAACTCCGGTGATAAGAGCATCGAATACCCCGTGGATGTGCAGATCGGCCCCGGACTCGGTAAGGGAATTGAGGATAGCCGCTACATCTTCCAGGGACCCATGCTCTTTGACGGCAAGAAGATAAGGAAGGAAAAGGCTGACGATGTTGATGAACCCGAGGTTTACTCAACACCCGAATGGCTGGGTTACACTTCCAAATACTTCCTCTTCGCCGCACTCGGCGACTTTGCAGACGGCAAGCTGCTGAAATCCGGAAACTCTGCTGTTATCAAAGGCTCCCAAAGGGTTATTGTTAACCCTGATTCAAGGCAAAGCTTTGAATACGACCTTTACATCGGACCCAAGAAATACGGAGTGCTCAAAGAGATAGGAAGCAACCTCGAGAAAAGCATCAACTACGGCTTCTTCTCCTTCCTTGCAATCCCCATGCTTAAACTGCTGAACTTCGTTTACGACTATGTGAGCAACTACGGTGTTGCTATCATCATACTCACCATGATCATCAAGCTCATTACTTTCCCTCTTACTCAGAAGAGTATGGTTTCCATGAAGAAGATGCAGAAGCTTCAGCCGAAGATGCAAGAGCTTAAGGAGAAGTATAAGGACGACAAGCAGAAGATGAATGCTGCTGTTATGGATCTTTACAAGCAGGAGGGCGCAAACCCCTTTGGCGGATGTCTGCCTATTATTGTTCAGATCCCCGTGTTCTTCGCTCTGTACCGTACGCTTCTCCTTTCCATTGAGCTTAAGGGTTCACCATTCATTTTCCACCTTACAGACCTTTCGCTGAAGGATCCCTACTACATAACCCCCATACTTATGGGTGTAACAATGTTTCTTCAGCAGAGGATGAGTCCCCAAACAGGCGACCCGATGCAGCAGAAGGTTTTTATGCTCATGCCGGTAATCTTTACCTTCCTATTTTTACAGTTCCCTTCGGGACTCGTTATCTACTGGCTGACTAACAACGTTCTCTCCATCGCACAGCAGTATTTTATCAATAAAAAACTAGACTGA
- the jag gene encoding RNA-binding cell elongation regulator Jag/EloR yields the protein MRVFEIQGRTAEEAVNQFLHEKDISRDFIDYETVEAGSKGFLGIGKKDAVVRVTFNDLEYLKRKSKLLLSEMLEKAGFTDYNIEIKEHGKDIVLNVVSPDSSLLIGKTAQTLDAFQYLLDKMLRTEEKSDYSFIVDVEDYRFRTVQQFKDKAIKMAKNAVRTGRTAKLPPMVTMIRKEIHVALKKINGISTRSKGDGNVKEILIIPDKRSRRPRQNRDANRQQQQQGAEKK from the coding sequence ATGAGAGTATTTGAAATACAAGGCAGGACAGCAGAAGAGGCGGTTAATCAGTTCCTGCATGAAAAGGATATATCAAGGGATTTCATCGACTACGAAACCGTTGAAGCCGGCTCCAAGGGCTTCCTGGGCATAGGGAAAAAGGATGCTGTTGTACGTGTTACGTTCAACGACCTTGAGTATCTTAAAAGAAAATCAAAGCTTCTCCTTTCAGAGATGCTTGAAAAAGCGGGCTTCACAGATTACAACATAGAGATAAAGGAGCACGGCAAGGATATCGTTCTTAACGTTGTTTCTCCCGATTCCAGCCTGCTCATAGGAAAAACAGCGCAGACGCTTGATGCGTTCCAGTATCTTCTTGATAAGATGTTGCGCACAGAGGAAAAAAGCGACTACAGCTTTATCGTTGATGTTGAGGACTATCGTTTCAGGACGGTTCAGCAGTTCAAGGACAAGGCGATAAAGATGGCCAAGAACGCAGTCCGTACCGGACGTACGGCAAAGCTGCCCCCCATGGTGACCATGATCCGAAAGGAGATACACGTGGCTCTTAAGAAGATCAACGGTATAAGCACCAGAAGCAAAGGGGACGGCAACGTTAAAGAGATTCTTATAATCCCTGACAAACGCTCAAGAAGACCGAGACAGAACAGGGATGCAAACAGACAGCAGCAACAGCAGGGAGCTGAAAAGAAGTGA
- a CDS encoding YHS domain-containing protein, which produces MILKLAVVALLGFVTFKLFKNKPPEVKGKDENSAVELEQDPIDGVYVDKDTEFKVKYHDKVYYFSTKENMDKFIEEKRGNS; this is translated from the coding sequence GTGATACTTAAACTAGCTGTGGTGGCCCTTCTGGGGTTTGTCACCTTCAAACTGTTCAAGAACAAGCCCCCCGAGGTTAAAGGGAAGGATGAGAACAGCGCAGTGGAGCTGGAACAGGATCCGATCGACGGTGTTTATGTCGATAAGGATACCGAGTTCAAGGTAAAGTACCACGACAAAGTATACTATTTCTCCACGAAGGAGAATATGGACAAGTTCATCGAAGAAAAGCGGGGTAATTCATGA
- the fsa gene encoding fructose-6-phosphate aldolase, producing MKIFLDTANIDEIREAADIGVIEGVTTNPSLIAKEGRDFKATVKEICEIVHGPVSAEVIALDWEGMVAEGKELAAINEYIVVKVPFTKDGIKATSMLAAEGIDVNVTLVFSPNQALLAAKAGAAFISPFAGRLDDIGHDGIEIVSQCQDVVLNYDYEAEIIAASIRHTEHVRRCAEVGIDVATIPFKVLMQMMKHPLTDIGIDKFLEDWNKANQ from the coding sequence ATGAAGATTTTTCTTGATACAGCAAACATAGACGAAATTAGAGAAGCGGCGGATATCGGCGTTATCGAAGGCGTAACCACCAATCCTTCCCTCATAGCTAAGGAAGGAAGGGATTTCAAAGCAACCGTAAAGGAGATCTGCGAGATCGTCCACGGACCCGTTAGCGCAGAGGTTATTGCCCTCGACTGGGAAGGAATGGTGGCAGAGGGTAAAGAACTCGCCGCAATCAACGAGTATATCGTTGTAAAGGTTCCCTTCACCAAAGACGGCATCAAGGCAACCAGCATGCTTGCCGCAGAGGGTATCGACGTTAACGTAACCCTTGTTTTCTCACCCAATCAGGCACTCCTCGCGGCAAAGGCCGGCGCCGCTTTCATAAGCCCCTTTGCAGGCAGGCTGGATGATATCGGCCACGACGGCATCGAGATAGTCAGCCAGTGCCAGGACGTTGTGCTCAACTACGATTACGAAGCGGAGATCATCGCCGCAAGCATACGCCACACCGAGCATGTCAGAAGATGTGCAGAGGTTGGTATCGACGTAGCAACAATCCCCTTCAAGGTGCTTATGCAGATGATGAAGCACCCCCTCACGGATATCGGCATCGATAAATTCCTTGAGGACTGGAACAAGGCTAATCAGTAA
- the thiD gene encoding bifunctional hydroxymethylpyrimidine kinase/phosphomethylpyrimidine kinase yields MKKALTIAGSDSGGGAGIQADLKSFSANGAFGMSVITALTAQNTLGVTGVYEIPTDFIEQQIDAVFADMGADAVKTGMLSSPEIVACVAKSLKKHGVENLVVDPVMVAKGGSPLLKDEAVETVKSELIPLAKVITPNIPEAEVLLGRRLEDAHLEDAAAELLELGCRSVILKGGHGEGEYSNDIYYDGENLVILKAERKSTKNTHGTGCTFASAVAAWLARGKGGPEAAAEAKSYITNAIAGADSLNIGSGHGPVDHFFMLERDK; encoded by the coding sequence ATGAAGAAGGCGTTGACCATAGCCGGCTCCGATTCCGGCGGCGGGGCAGGTATACAGGCGGATCTTAAATCTTTCAGCGCAAACGGCGCATTCGGTATGAGCGTTATAACAGCGCTTACAGCACAGAATACCCTCGGAGTGACAGGTGTCTACGAGATCCCGACAGACTTTATCGAACAGCAGATTGATGCCGTATTTGCCGATATGGGTGCGGACGCCGTTAAGACAGGGATGCTATCATCGCCGGAGATCGTCGCCTGTGTTGCAAAGTCACTCAAAAAGCATGGTGTGGAAAACCTGGTTGTGGACCCTGTCATGGTGGCAAAGGGTGGGAGTCCACTGTTGAAGGATGAGGCTGTTGAGACGGTCAAAAGCGAGCTGATCCCTCTGGCTAAGGTCATAACGCCAAACATCCCCGAGGCGGAGGTTCTTCTGGGACGCAGGTTAGAAGATGCGCATCTGGAAGATGCAGCCGCAGAGCTTCTAGAGCTCGGGTGCCGCTCCGTTATACTGAAAGGGGGGCACGGTGAGGGTGAATACAGTAATGATATCTACTATGACGGGGAGAACCTTGTTATCCTGAAGGCGGAGAGAAAGTCTACCAAAAATACCCATGGAACCGGGTGCACCTTCGCAAGTGCTGTGGCCGCATGGCTTGCCCGAGGTAAAGGGGGACCTGAAGCGGCGGCGGAGGCGAAGAGCTATATAACCAACGCCATCGCCGGAGCGGATTCACTCAATATCGGCTCCGGGCACGGTCCGGTGGATCACTTCTTCATGCTGGAAAGGGATAAGTAG
- a CDS encoding DNA polymerase III subunit alpha yields the protein MGQKEFVHLHLHTQYSLLDGAINVGDLMSKLKEQGVKSVAITDHGTMHGIVDFYKQALANGIKPILGCEVYVAPDSRFNKEYAKGEDRNNHLVLLARNNTGLRNLQYLVTKAQFEGFHYKPRIDRELLEQYSEGLIGLSACLAGEIPRAIMRGDDEHAVHVAEEYRRILGEGNFYLEVQSNGLDEQVMVNRKVIGMAKELGIPLVATNDCHYLEKGDHVSHQVLICIQTGTTIYEENKMEIHTDQLWVKSPEEMWEAFGEEIPEALTNTVEIAERCNTSIEFGNLHLPVYEVPEGYTLPSYLEHLAREGLREKLADVDESLHEKYYERLKIELDVIEMKGFPGYFLIVWDFMNYSRRNNIPVGPGRGSGAGSLVAYVLGITDIDPIRFNLLFERFLNPERESMPDFDIDFCMDKRGDVINYVREKYGDERVSQIITFGSLLGRGSVRDVGRVLEVPLKDVDKLAKNIPEAPGMTIRKALKQDPTLEDSFKEVEKGGEILRHAVKLEGLLRNTGMHAAGIVIGDRPLEDYVPLCKGQNGEVISQFEKDTLEEVGLIKFDFLGLKNLTIIDYAVQNIKSTKGIEIDIQKLPMDDKKSYELLCRGDTTGVFQLESEGMKNLLKKLKPTCIEDVIALVALYRPGPIGSGMLDSFVMRKHGEERIDYPLDELKPILEETYGIIVYQEQVMQIAQIVGGYSLGNADILRRAMGKKKAELMQKHKEIFINGDKEMGVEGAIKRGFTEAKAEELFDLMEKFAAYGFNKSHSAAYAYVAYQTAYLKANYPVEYMAALLSCELDKGDKVVTFIEECERMGIDVLPPDINRSIKDFRIYESSIRFGMGAIKNVGFGAIDCIVRERSENGEFRSIYEFCERVDTHQANKKVLESLIKAGAFDCLGKNRRQHLQVLEPAMEEGHRKRKMKEQGILSIEEFLADDTEEDEAADESFPDVEEMPENELLQFEKEVLGFYVTNHPLATFSNVLDTFTKPVSELLTSDDDTFAIAGGIVKNVKNHITKTKQERMAFVTLEDMHGELDVLVFPKTYAECRRYLEEDNIIVVQGRISVKDERTSFIAEEIYNVDETLAKLSDRITIKVNPVGFTPDRIMKLKDIFKRNAGTVPVMLEVEMPSKYSVTMKIGQDFGVKPSFAFFKEIEEMFGEKRFSIERKHIESKNGNGKRRWKNGNGKAAGGAA from the coding sequence ATGGGTCAGAAAGAATTTGTTCATTTACATTTACATACACAGTATTCACTCCTCGATGGTGCCATTAATGTCGGCGATCTTATGTCAAAGCTTAAGGAACAGGGTGTTAAGTCCGTAGCGATCACCGACCACGGAACGATGCACGGAATAGTCGATTTCTATAAGCAGGCACTCGCCAACGGGATTAAGCCTATCCTCGGCTGCGAGGTTTATGTGGCGCCGGACAGCCGATTCAACAAGGAGTACGCAAAGGGTGAGGACAGGAATAACCACCTCGTCCTACTCGCCAGAAACAATACGGGGCTTCGCAATCTGCAGTACCTCGTAACAAAGGCACAGTTCGAAGGGTTCCACTATAAGCCGAGGATCGACCGTGAGCTTCTGGAGCAATATTCAGAGGGGCTCATAGGACTCTCCGCCTGCCTTGCCGGTGAGATACCCCGGGCTATCATGCGGGGGGACGATGAACACGCCGTTCACGTTGCAGAGGAGTACAGGCGTATCCTGGGTGAGGGCAACTTCTATCTTGAGGTGCAGAGCAACGGCCTTGATGAGCAGGTTATGGTGAACCGGAAGGTAATCGGCATGGCCAAAGAGCTCGGTATCCCCCTCGTTGCCACCAACGACTGCCACTATCTGGAGAAGGGTGATCACGTATCCCATCAGGTACTTATATGCATACAGACCGGAACGACCATCTACGAAGAGAACAAGATGGAGATCCACACCGACCAGCTATGGGTTAAATCACCGGAGGAGATGTGGGAGGCCTTCGGCGAAGAGATCCCCGAAGCGCTTACCAACACCGTTGAGATAGCCGAAAGGTGCAACACCTCCATAGAGTTCGGCAACCTTCACCTCCCCGTATACGAGGTTCCCGAGGGGTATACCCTCCCCAGCTACCTTGAGCACCTTGCCCGTGAAGGACTGCGTGAGAAGCTAGCGGATGTGGATGAGAGCCTCCACGAAAAATACTACGAAAGGCTGAAGATCGAGCTGGATGTAATCGAGATGAAGGGGTTCCCCGGCTATTTCCTTATCGTTTGGGACTTCATGAACTACTCCCGCCGGAACAATATTCCCGTCGGACCCGGCAGGGGATCGGGTGCCGGTTCTCTGGTCGCCTATGTTCTTGGCATTACGGATATTGATCCGATCCGCTTCAATCTCCTCTTCGAGCGTTTCCTGAACCCCGAGCGGGAGAGCATGCCCGACTTCGATATCGATTTCTGCATGGATAAGCGGGGGGACGTTATCAACTACGTCCGTGAAAAGTACGGTGATGAGCGTGTTTCCCAGATCATCACCTTCGGCTCACTCCTCGGTCGTGGTAGCGTGCGTGACGTGGGTCGTGTCCTTGAGGTCCCCCTCAAGGATGTGGACAAGCTGGCAAAGAATATACCCGAAGCACCGGGGATGACCATACGAAAGGCACTCAAGCAGGACCCCACCCTTGAGGACTCCTTCAAGGAGGTTGAGAAGGGGGGAGAGATTCTCCGCCACGCAGTGAAGCTTGAGGGTCTGCTGAGAAACACAGGGATGCACGCCGCCGGAATAGTTATCGGAGACCGCCCCCTTGAGGACTACGTCCCCCTTTGTAAGGGGCAGAACGGGGAGGTTATCTCCCAGTTTGAGAAGGACACCCTCGAAGAGGTGGGGCTTATCAAGTTCGACTTCCTCGGGCTTAAGAACCTCACAATCATCGATTACGCAGTCCAGAATATCAAAAGTACCAAGGGGATCGAGATAGATATCCAGAAGCTCCCCATGGATGATAAAAAGTCATACGAGCTACTTTGCCGTGGTGACACCACAGGAGTATTCCAGCTTGAAAGCGAGGGGATGAAAAACCTGCTCAAGAAGCTGAAGCCCACCTGTATCGAGGATGTTATCGCCCTTGTGGCGCTGTACCGTCCCGGTCCCATCGGCTCTGGAATGCTCGACTCCTTCGTTATGAGAAAGCATGGCGAAGAGAGGATAGACTACCCCCTCGACGAACTTAAACCTATACTTGAGGAGACCTACGGAATCATCGTCTATCAGGAACAGGTTATGCAGATCGCCCAGATTGTCGGCGGTTACTCCCTTGGTAATGCGGATATCCTCCGCCGTGCCATGGGTAAGAAGAAAGCGGAGCTTATGCAGAAGCATAAGGAGATCTTCATCAACGGCGACAAAGAGATGGGCGTTGAGGGTGCCATAAAGAGAGGTTTCACCGAAGCGAAGGCGGAGGAGCTCTTCGACTTGATGGAGAAGTTCGCCGCATACGGCTTCAACAAAAGCCATTCTGCGGCCTACGCCTATGTTGCATATCAGACTGCCTACCTCAAGGCGAACTATCCCGTGGAGTATATGGCCGCTCTCCTATCCTGCGAACTGGACAAAGGTGACAAGGTGGTCACCTTCATCGAGGAATGCGAACGTATGGGAATCGATGTTCTTCCTCCGGATATAAACAGATCCATTAAAGACTTCCGTATATATGAAAGCTCCATACGTTTCGGTATGGGAGCCATTAAGAACGTTGGTTTCGGAGCCATCGACTGCATCGTCAGGGAACGTTCCGAAAACGGCGAGTTCCGGAGCATATACGAGTTTTGCGAGCGAGTGGATACCCATCAGGCGAACAAGAAGGTTCTTGAATCCCTCATAAAGGCGGGGGCCTTCGACTGCCTCGGCAAGAACCGCAGGCAACATCTGCAAGTGCTGGAGCCCGCCATGGAAGAGGGGCACCGAAAGCGTAAGATGAAGGAGCAGGGGATACTCTCCATCGAGGAATTCCTCGCCGATGACACCGAAGAGGATGAAGCGGCGGATGAGTCCTTCCCCGATGTGGAGGAGATGCCGGAGAACGAGCTTCTGCAGTTTGAGAAAGAGGTTCTCGGCTTCTACGTTACAAACCACCCCCTTGCCACATTCAGCAACGTTCTGGATACGTTCACAAAACCGGTAAGCGAGCTTCTCACCTCCGATGACGACACCTTTGCCATCGCCGGGGGGATCGTGAAGAACGTTAAGAATCATATTACAAAAACGAAGCAGGAACGTATGGCCTTCGTCACCCTTGAGGATATGCACGGCGAACTTGATGTCCTTGTTTTCCCCAAAACCTACGCCGAATGCAGACGCTACCTTGAGGAGGACAACATCATCGTTGTTCAGGGGAGGATAAGCGTTAAGGATGAGCGCACCAGCTTTATCGCAGAGGAGATATATAACGTGGATGAAACCCTTGCAAAGCTCAGCGACAGGATAACCATAAAAGTTAATCCCGTCGGTTTCACACCGGACAGGATCATGAAGCTCAAGGATATATTCAAGCGCAACGCAGGCACTGTTCCTGTGATGCTTGAGGTAGAGATGCCCTCGAAATACTCTGTTACGATGAAGATTGGACAGGATTTCGGTGTTAAGCCGAGCTTCGCATTCTTCAAGGAGATAGAAGAGATGTTCGGCGAGAAGAGATTCAGCATAGAAAGGAAGCACATAGAGAGCAAGAACGGCAACGGCAAACGGCGCTGGAAGAACGGAAACGGCAAGGCGGCCGGAGGTGCGGCATGA